AAGTAACAAAGACTCAACTTTGTCCAAATTGTTTGAGTACAAGTCTATAATGGGTGTGGCCTTAAACTTGTTCTAAGGAGATGTTTACCACGGACAAGGAACCAATGTCATTTATCAATAAGGAGATGGTACTCACAGACAAGGAACATAATATAGCATTATTTCCTCGTGGATAAAAAAGCCCATGGGCCCTAATATTGAGCCCGATAAGGGTAAAAGCGTAGAACTCACCCTCACACACtgcatgtatatatatcctTGCGGATCTTCCCTAATCTCTCACAAACGGTCTAGCCGTCTACTAGTGTTCGTCTTTGCAATTTAGGTTTCGTCTTTTTGCTAGATAAGTTTCgttgttcttaaaaaaaaaaggcttcGTTGTTGTTTAATCTTGGTTTTGTTCTGTTGTTGTGAAAGCGTTTCTTGATTCTTTGGTGTTTTATTTGATCTGGAAACGGCGAGGATGATGATTCAATTAGATGTGCGAATGGTTTCATTATGAGCTTACAAACTTAATTTGGCAATTATTGATCTGACTTCGCCGtcatcttctttgttttttttctttttaattctaTTGTAAATTGGAGGAATGGATTGTGAGTGATGATTCAATTAGATGTGCGAATGGTTTCATTATGAGCACACAACACTAAATTTGGCAATTTTTATCTGACACTCCCGTTCCTCCCAATATTTTTCCCAGGTTTTTAAAcccaatttattttcttttctcgtTTTATGCCGATAGTGTATGGGTTATTTTTTCCCAAGCTGTGAATTTGATGTAGAAATATACACCGTAGTCACGGACAGTAAAGAAAACACTTCTAATCGGACAACAGAGTAACATGTTACTCAAATTTAATACACATGCTCAACGAATGATAAAAGAGATTGTTATCTTTCGTCAAATGATCGTGGTATAGAGAAAGAATAAAATAGTTTTCTGAAGGTTAGTAAGTCTAAAAGATATTAAGTGTGATGATCtgtatattttgtgtcatgatctgtatatatttttttttttggtcgaaaaTCTGTATATATATCATGATGCCTAAACCCCAAAGATTAGTTACAATTGTAACAAAAATGAGCATATGcctaaattacaaaatatatttccaCTTAATCTTTCTTAGTGGTCTTTCTTTACCACCAAAACATAGGTTAAGAAAAATGTAGGTCGACAAGGACAGTAAGTGGGATATTATTTGTTCTGATCTGCCGAatagaaagtttaaaacaatccAGTGAATATAAATTTGCAAAACTagatataattttgtataaacgagaagcaaaaaaaatattgtatgcTGCTTTGGTGTCACCAGCTAAGTATCCACTGTGGGAGAGCAAGCTGTTCGCCAAGTGTTCAAGAAAAATACGAAATCGGAAAGATGTGCTGTTGTTTTGTGTCACCGCCAAAGTATCTTTTGTCATCTGCTCCTCGAAGAAATCTTGGATGAAGTCTGCATTGTTTTTACTAAATGTTCTCTTTTGCCGTTTGAGAACTGATGCTACCCAAAGACTCAAAATATTAGTGAATTTCATATTAGAATCGTTTTGGTATTGCGGCCACATTCGActtaaagattttttatttggaaTACAATCTTAGGCTCCGACTGGTGATCTTTTCGGGAACACGAGGAACGAATAGAAAATGAACGTATAGGAATAAAATGGtaggaatgaaaaggaatgtttgtttcttatcaaatttaacaaggaatgtttttattctatatatctctacaaaaaaaaaggaatggagaggaacaaaaaagaaaaactattttttgcgAATGGTGAATTTTTTTGGGAATGATAGGGAATTCAGTGTTTCCTTTCGTTCTTTGGTCACCATTCAAAGCCTTAGTGTAACactaaattatataaatcattAGTCTACATAGCTGGAGAAATTGTTTACATCAAGCAATAACAAAACTAAACCGATTAAAACATTTGCTGTTTACCATAGCAAAACAGAACAATGAGATACAACACCATCAGATAGGAGCGAACAGGGCGAAGCAAGGGAAAAAGTTAGTGGATGCATAGtagtgataaaatatattatgtatggaAATTAACGTGATTGTGGGTTGCATCGAACACCCTACTACAAAATCTACTGGGTGCATTCTCTACCAATTGAGctaatttaacataattgttcaATGTAACATGATAATTCTTAAAATATTACGGGTGCACTTGCATCCAGAGGCGCCAAGGTAGCTTCGCCCCTGGGAGCAAACATAATACATAAACAACAATTAGTGTCGCTGAGTAGTCTTTGAAACTCAACGCCAATCATGCTAAGAAGTGAAATGAGGCTTTGGAAAGTAGAGAGCACAAGTACTGGTCTAACGCCCGTGATTGAAACCGCAACAAAACATATTTAACAACCAGAAGTTTGGCAATCACAAGCAAATGCGACAAAGCACCGAATGAATGAGCCTTTTAACAGAACAAACATGGAAGCATACATAATCTTGGGTACACTACTCCCATACAACACAACCACTCAAACTTAATAAAACATATGGGAGGCAATCATACTTCACAAAGAATAAACATTTTAGAAACACTAAAACGATAGAAAAAACAAGTGTTTCCTTACGAATCTACAACAAGCGACGATGATGCAACTTTAAACTATCATTTGTTGGAAGGAGATTAGAACATATACTACATACGGTAGAGAGTCGCAGAAAAACGAGTGTGCCGTAACAAGGCACGAGAGAACACTCAAAAGATATCATCAAAATAAACAAGATCCTAAAGACAGTTTGTGCATCTGCGTTATATTCGTTTTGTTGTTCGGTGCAGCCGCAGAAAAATTCTTTTGATTAGTGTTTTCACTCCACACGACCATCAAATCAAACGACAAACGTAACTAGGaatatgattttcttttattattttgttttttggcATGATAACGAAACGACGACGTAGCAGCGAAGCCAAGAGGTGAGGGTAATCACGTCAATTGACACAGTGGTTTCGACGTAACCCTAATCTATAAAGTTGATTTGCAGCGCCGAGAGTATGCCACTGCCACAGCTTCCAGAGACGAGCGTCCTTAATCCCTAGCATTTCGTCTCTCGTCATCCATTGTTGAACATGGTAAGCTCTTTCTCTCCAATCACTAATTGATAAACTTGTTAGGATCAGATTATTTTTAGATTCCGCTTAGGCTATCTATAAACTTGTTAGATTCTTCTCTTGATATCTAGTGCTGGGAGTGACATGATTGTGAGTTTCTGAATCGTTATGTAGAGTAGCGATGGTTATTGGGGGTTAGATGAATTTACTAATACCTGTTTCTTCATATCTGTTTTGATCTTTTATAGTCGAGGAGAAAGACCAGAGAGCCCAAGGAGGAAACCGTCACTCTCGGACCCGCTGTTCGTGACGGAGAGCAAGTGTTCGGTGTTGTTCACATCTTTGCATCTTTCAATGACACTTTCATTGTAAGTTATCCTCTGGATGTTATATTACTATAACGCACCAGCATATATGATGACTCTGTTGTTAATTTTGCTTGCAGCATGTGACTGATCTTTCGGGAAGAGAAACCCTCGTTCGTATCACCGGTGGGATGAAGGTCAAGGCTGACCGCGACGAGTCCTCTCCTTATGCTGCTATGCTTGCTGCTCAAGATGTTGCTCAGAGATGCAAGGTCTGCAAACTTTTTCAGGATCCatgcttttttttaataatgattaTCCTAATAATTTTACAATCCTGTATTTGACAGGAGCTTGGCATTACCGCGATGCACGTGAAGCTCCGTGCCACTGGAGGAAACAAAACCAAGACTCCAGGCCCTGGTGCTCAGTCTGCTCTCAGAGCCCTTGCTCGTTCTGGCATGAAGATTGGTCGTATAGGTAAGAAAGAAACTGAACCCTCTTTTTTTAAGATAATTGTGCGTTTTGGTTGAGAGGAGTCTTTGTTGAATGTATTTTGCAGAGGATGTGACTCCAATTCCCACCGACAGTACACGTAGAAAGGGTGGACGTAGAGGAAGAAGACTTTGATTTCCTAATGGTTCAAGTTGTGCCCTTGACTCTGGTAGTTTCTTGGGTTCACTCTTCGAAGTTAGTTGTGTCTCGTTccattttatctttcatgttgCTTCTAAAACATTATAAGTTGTGTCTTTCTTCAACGTTGTAACTTTTGCATTTGGAGTTTTGGGAATGAGAAAAACTTATAGTGACTCTAATCGCGTTGTATTACTAATACTTAGGGTATGAATGGTGTACGGGGAATAATGCATTTCCTAATGTTCCTATAAAAAATCAtcattcacaaggaataataatttcttcgcaaggaataataatttctttttttttgtagagaattaaaaGACAACTATTTTCTGTTAAATTTGAGAAGAAACACCATCCATATAAAAATCTATGCGGATAGACATTGGTTGATAAACACACAGATGACAGAATCTAACATGGTTGGGAATATCTCAAATGCAACCTTCAAGCATCTGTacatagtttttaaaaatatcaaagtaGGAGGAGGAATAACCAACGCAACTCTTGTATCCATAAGTCTTCTTCAAAAagcataaattatattttggataatTAAATGCagtggaaaataaaaaataataaagagtttgcatttttattttaatcacaCACTAACCAAATTATTATGATTGGAAAAATTGGCAAGACGAAACAAAAATTCAGCATAGTTGTTCTATTGGAATAATACTTTTTGATCACTTTTTTTTACCCTTTCCATTTCTATAagttaatgaaataaatagtcttatgaataaaaaatattaaaaatataaacaattgatAAAACACTTGTATACACAAactgttatttttttgttgttgaaaaacttgataaattaactttttaaattacgttttactaaaaataaatttcatcttCTACGGGAAATGAATTAGTAGAAAGTAAATTTTAGATTAAATaagtttatctatttttttaaaacgaacaATTTTCCTTCAACTAAACTTCTATATGGAGAATGTGAATTCTACTAATCGTAAAAATGGTTATTTTTTTTGCCGAATGAAGTTTCTACTTTTATTTGATATTCTAAAATTCTAGACATTTGAAATCTAGACACTACTCAAGCGGTTACATAAGGTAGAATCTACTTGTGAAAGCCCCCTTGGTACAGTGGTTTGATCAAgagttcattaatgcttctacaccatGAGATCTGAGCTTCAATTCTCGGAGAATGCGGAATTATGCGAATTAAAGGAAAAAaggcttacaagagatcttcaacatggCGCAAGGAATACCGTCAAGCGTGGATCCGATAGAAcagctcaggtgatgcagtcagGCGTGAATCCTCATACGACACATAGAATTGTCGGCTATAAAATCGTCTGTACTATTTTTCATAGTTGTAATAACATAGTTATCCAGCGTTAAAAAAGTAGAATCTACTTATagaatttttgttttggttctACGCAGTGTAGCAAATGGCATATACGGAtaagaaaatattctaaaaatatttgtaatattttaactTCCCTAAAACGTGTATAGATCGATTTTCCTTGtctaaaaattatcaaaaaaaatctattataccttttcttcttcattaatctaagattattttattaaatcaaatatttaaaacctACCCACCTTTCGCATTCAATGAATAAAGAGATACGTCTTAAAAGACACATatattactaataatttttcaaaaaaacaatataaaataatatgacaaagaaaacatgaggaaaaataaaaaaaatagacagtacttaaaaatacacataaatatcattttaactTCTGTATATTGGTAAATgatcaaccaaataaaacaagaaattgTGTTACTATTAATCAAAATGAGATAATTTGAGATCTGGTTgcagaaagtttaaaataaaccaaataaatatataaataattgtaacaCATCAACGTTTAAACTCAGAGCTTCTGTTCGTCTCTTCTTCCTGTTTCGCCTCGACCTTCTCGAGTGATTGCTCATAGAGCAAACAGATTCGTCAAACTCTGAGCTTCTGTTCCTCTGATGGAAACAAACCGACTCCATATTATCACCTTCTCCATCAGAGAACTGAATCTTGCAGTTCTCTTCATCAGCCTCTCTTATCAATCTCTCTGCTGTACCCAACGTTTCATGAACAGCCACTCTCACAAAATACACCTCATCATCCACATGTTTCCTCATCTCTTGCAACACAAGCTCCACCTCAGAAGACATACTCTTGGGGTTCAGATACTTCATCAGGAAGTTAAGCATCTGCACAGCCAAAACCCGTTTCTGAGCATCACCCTCCACAACACCCAACTCCAAAATCCTCAGCCCCGACTTCACAAAAAGCCTCGCATACGCCTCAACTGTAAAAGCATTGCGCTTAGCGAGAGCTATCACAAGCGCCATATGAGACTCAGCTTCGCTCGAAGCGGCTTCAAGCGCAACAGCTAAGCTTTGGCAAAGGGTATTAACCATTTCGCTAGAAGCAAAACGCCAGCTGTCTATTGAATCAAAGAATCTTAAGAACACTCTTTATTAGAACTCTTAATGCTttagaaaataactcaaaactaaAGTTCTCTCAACTCTCTTGTCATACCACACATTGGTATCTCCTTATATATAACTCTTAagttcctaaactcattaggaaaaCATATCTTATAGATAACTTTCAATCTATATAATCATAATCTCATTAGGATAACTTAAGCTTAActcaacattctcccccttaagcttgatCTCTTCATTCTTCACATCTTAAACTCCAATGAATTGTCtcatctctttgaacttgattctCCCAAGTGCTTTAGTAAGTATATCAGCCTTTTGTTTCACACCAGCGACATGCTCTATACTCATGAGACCTTTCTCGACGCATTCTCTGATGAAATGAAACCTTGTATGAATGTGTTTGCTTCGCCCATGAAACACCGGATTCTTAGACAATGCTATTGCTGACTTATTATTGATCCTTATCACGACCTTCTTACTGTTACCACCGAATAACTCACTTAGAAGATCCTGTAGCCATATTGCTTGCTTGGCGGTTTCAGTTGCAGCCATAAACTCCGCTTCACAAGAAGATAAAGCAACTATCTCTTGTTTTTGAGAACACCATGTGATTGGATTTCCACCAAAGTAAAAGATGTGTCCGGTTGTGCTCTTGCCATCATCGGGATCAACATTGTAACTACTATCACTATAACCCACCAATCCTTCTTGCGGTCTTGCTTCAAAGATCAAACCGTGCGATAGGGTTCCTTGAAGATACCTCAAGACTTGTTTCAAAGCGACTTTATGGGACTCCTTAGGATTGTGCATGTACCGACTTAGGATACCTACACTACACGCTAGGTCAGGTCTTGTATGTATCAGATAGCGCAAACAACCAATGTTTCTCCGATACTCCCTCTCGTCTACACCCTTCTCTTCATCCGCTTTGCCTAGTTTAAGACCTTCATCCATCGGTATCTGCGTCGAGTTACACCCTTTCATTCCAGCCTCCTTTATGATCCTTGCTGCATATTTCTCTTGACTTAACACTATACTTCCTTTTCTCTGCGTGACTTCTATCCCAAGGTAATAGCTCAGCTTACCAAGGTCAGTCATGTCGAATTTAGCTGCCATATCCTTCTTGAAATCGATTATCATGCCCAAGCTCGAGCCTGTTACCAATAGATCATCGACATACACGGCCACCATCAACAAATGTCCGTGCTCTTTCTTCTTATAAAGTGACGGCTCCTTGAGGCATCTATCAAATTTCAACTCATGAAGTGTAGCGTTGAGTTTTTCATTCCAAGCCCTTGGAGCTTGGCGTAGACCGTATAGTGCCTTTCTCAACTTATAaactttagtttcttttcctttgaTGACGAACCCCTCTGGCTGTGATACGTAGACTTCTTCCTTTAAATCACCGTGTAAAAATGTTGTTTTCACATCAAGATGATGTAGCTCCCAACCATGTGAGGCTGCAACTCCAATGATCAAACGAACAGTCTCTATCCGTGCAACGGGTGCGAACACCTCATCAAAGTCTATTCCATGTTTCTGTATGTATCCTTTAGCAACCAGACGTGCCTTGTATTTGTTGATACTCCCATCAGAGTTCCTTTTAACTTTAAAGACCCACTTCAATCCAATTGCTTTACAATTCCGAGGGAGATCAACTAAACTCCAAGTATCGTTCTTCACAATCGACTTGATTTCGTCTTCACATGCATCTCTCCAAACCTTTAGTTCTTTCGCATCTTCATAGCTCCAAGGTTCCTCGTTCACAAGCATCAATAGATGTTCGCATTCTAACTCGCAAAGTGTTTCATACATCTCATCTTCTTCACACAGTAGCTCGGCTTATTGATCGTACGGGAGGAGCGTCTTAGGACCACTGGTTCTTCTTCATGATCACTTTCTTCATCCTCGAGCTCAGGatcagtttcttcttcttttattatAGCTTGGTCACATAATCCTGTTTCGGGATATCCAAAAGTTATTACACTAGTGTCTACTTCTTTCTGTTCCTGTATCCACTTCCACCTCTGTTCTTCATTAAAGACCACATCTCTACTAACCACTATTCTTCTGGTTGTCGGATCAAGTAGTCGGTAAGCCTTTGTTCCCGGCTCAGTTCCAAGATGAACCAAAGCACGAGACCTATCATCCAATTTTCTCAGATGTGGTGTAGTAACCTTTGCGTAACCTACGCATCCGAAGACCCTCACGTGCTCAACGTGCGGCTTCTTCCCCTTAAAGCTCTCGTATGGGGTCTGAAGTACTAGAGTTCGAGTAATGATCCTATTGATGAGGTAGGTTGAATGCCTTACTGCCTCTCCCCATAGAAAATTTGGAACATCCATATGCTTCAAGATGCTTCGTGTCATCTCTAGAAGCGTTATGTTTCGTCTCTCGACGACCCCGTTTTGTTGTGGAGAGTATGGGGCCGTCAAATGCCGTTCAATGCCCGAGCTCTCGCAGTATTCTTTGAATTCGACTGATGTAAATTCTCCCCCCCCATCAGTTCGTAGCGTTTTGATCTTTGAACCTGTCTCTTGTTCAACTACGGTCTTAAACCgtttgaattttgtaaaagcTTCACTTTTCTCctttaaaagaatactccaCATGTATCTAGTATGATCATCTATTAAGACGAACACATACTTGTTTCCTCCTGCGGTAGATGGAGTGATTGGACCGCATAAATC
This region of Brassica napus cultivar Da-Ae chromosome C5, Da-Ae, whole genome shotgun sequence genomic DNA includes:
- the LOC106452480 gene encoding 40S ribosomal protein S14-2 — translated: MSRRKTREPKEETVTLGPAVRDGEQVFGVVHIFASFNDTFIHVTDLSGRETLVRITGGMKVKADRDESSPYAAMLAAQDVAQRCKELGITAMHVKLRATGGNKTKTPGPGAQSALRALARSGMKIGRIEDVTPIPTDSTRRKGGRRGRRL